The following proteins come from a genomic window of Palaemon carinicauda isolate YSFRI2023 chromosome 12, ASM3689809v2, whole genome shotgun sequence:
- the LOC137650736 gene encoding uncharacterized protein, with protein sequence MVWDGEAGEWRRRHNHKLIAFLGLLPISNVIRSQRLQYDGHNARMEEKRLTRRVMLGKPIGTRPRGRPRKRWMDNLTEDLGILEIDPNEWMKLAEDRALWRRTVKAAMDPPGPSPPE encoded by the coding sequence ATGGTTTGGGATGGCGAAGCTGGAGAGTGGCGCAGGCGCCACAATCATAAATTGATAGCTTTCTTAGGACTACTGCCTATCTCCAATGTTATTAGATCGCAGAGACTTCAATATGACGGACATAATGCTAGAATGGAGGAGAAAAGGCTGActagaagagttatgttaggtaaacccataggtaccagaccaagaggaaggcctagaaagAGATGGATGGATAACCTAACTGAAGATTTGGGCATCCTGGAAATAGACCCGAATGAGTGGATGAAGCTTGCGGAGGATAGGGCTCTCTGGAGACGAACGGTCAAAGCGGCAATGGATCCGCCTGGTCCGAGTCCCCCGGAGTAA
- the LOC137650737 gene encoding uncharacterized protein, which produces MEHTEVLPHTREIDKSSENVLRNTTCRIKVGGIRTEPFDIHGGLKQGCVLSTLLFNLVLEWIMRNTPPTRLPIHLDNTIIDRLGYADDVDFCGEHLSSIEETYIQFKNNAERTGMKINMAKTKVREVSRTPNLVGDMDFGGSQLEAVLAPP; this is translated from the coding sequence ATGGAACATACTGAAGTTCTTCCACATACAAGAGAAATTGATAAGTCTAGTGAAAATGTTCTACGGAATACGACGTGCAGGATCAAGGTCGGGGGAATACGGACAGAGCCCTTTGACATCCATGGAGGACTAAAGCAGGGATGCGTTCTATCAACGCTTTTATTTAACTTAGTACTAGAATGGATAATGCGAAATACACCTCCTACCAGATTACCCATCCACCTGGATAATACCATTATAGATAGACTTGGATATGCCGATGATGTGGACTTTTGTGGAGAACATCTCTCTAGCATCGAAGAAACATACATACAGTTTAAAAACAATGCAGAACGTACAGGCATGAAAATAAACATGGCAAAAACTAAGGTAAGGGAGGTTTCAAGAACACCAAATCTAGTTGGAGATATGGATTTTGGAGGATCACAACTGGAAGCAGTATTAGCTCCACCATAA